One genomic window of Candidatus Eisenbacteria bacterium includes the following:
- a CDS encoding PilT/PilU family type 4a pilus ATPase has translation MARIDSIFKLVNEQGASDLHVGAGSQPRLRVYGEIHPIDSPPMDDNQVRELVYEILTSEQTKLFEKDHDLDFAYEVPGLLRVRANIFEDIRGMNGAFRILPNRVFTMDELELPRQLSYLLKFQRGLIVVTGPPGTGKSTTQAALLDHINRTQRRHIITIEDPVEYVHTSNLSLVHQREVGRHTSTFSSALRAALREDPNIILVGEMRDPETVALAITAAETGQLVLGTLHTSSAPQTVDRILDTFPANRQDQVRAMLAESLRGVIAQKLLPRSDKDGMVAAVEVLIGNRAVSNLIREKKTHQLEGTLQAGRKSGMQTMLMAVEELLQAKKISPETAALNGVMNTITRSQRPAA, from the coding sequence GTGGCACGAATTGATTCCATCTTCAAACTTGTCAATGAACAAGGTGCCTCCGATCTTCATGTCGGTGCGGGGAGCCAGCCCCGTCTGCGCGTCTATGGCGAAATTCATCCCATTGACAGTCCTCCCATGGATGACAACCAAGTTCGTGAGTTGGTTTATGAAATCCTAACTTCCGAACAAACAAAATTATTCGAGAAGGATCATGACCTCGATTTTGCCTATGAAGTTCCAGGACTTCTCCGCGTGCGCGCCAATATCTTCGAGGATATTCGTGGAATGAACGGCGCTTTCCGGATTCTCCCGAATCGCGTTTTTACAATGGATGAACTCGAACTACCTCGCCAGCTCTCATACCTGTTAAAATTCCAAAGGGGTCTCATTGTTGTCACGGGTCCACCGGGAACAGGCAAATCAACAACGCAGGCGGCCTTACTTGATCATATAAATCGTACACAGCGCCGCCATATCATCACCATCGAAGATCCCGTGGAGTATGTGCATACCAGCAATCTGTCTTTGGTGCATCAGCGGGAAGTAGGCCGCCATACGAGCACTTTCTCTTCAGCCCTTCGTGCGGCGCTGAGAGAAGATCCGAATATCATACTTGTTGGCGAGATGAGGGATCCAGAGACCGTTGCGCTCGCCATTACAGCCGCAGAAACGGGGCAATTGGTCCTTGGGACGCTGCACACGTCGAGTGCGCCTCAAACCGTCGACCGCATTCTGGACACTTTCCCGGCTAATCGCCAGGATCAGGTGCGGGCCATGCTGGCGGAGAGCCTGCGCGGCGTCATTGCACAAAAACTTCTGCCGCGTTCCGACAAGGATGGGATGGTCGCTGCTGTTGAGGTCCTCATCGGCAATCGCGCTGTTTCAAATCTCATTCGCGAGAAGAAGACGCACCAACTTGAGGGAACATTGCAAGCCGGCCGCAAAAGCGGAATGCAGACTATGCTCATGGCTGTCGAGGAACTCCTGCAGGCGAAGAAGATTTCACCGGAGACAGCCGCCCTGAATGGCGTCATGAATACGATTACCCGCTCACAAAGGCCCGCCGCATGA
- a CDS encoding DUF4388 domain-containing protein: protein MKETRDGTDALAPDLQGRLDTISLFDVCQFLMINRRTGALATKSRGERYKITFLEGQIQEAVGPSLKQGLEALHSVLALRIGEFSFQTCPVPPVDTFQESTDSLLLDAIRLMDERGEGQESGPTELEDRQKRAEELAHLLGRHDAGQSLQERTEPLEEWIKILHQWGARLHVDPRGEVWLESPVSNTHKYNHDLEFREKMLERLLGPRKDRLLEGLAGLVETELGDLWWNRSGKGSALLSLGFVQQSYPPLAELGLSFSDLENPDSDLICIKSSTRLGTSRIVGSLFQDAEAFGTHAGALLSPWATARPESRKGPTLWVPGADTNSLDAMLKQGAAFDDPVLAIEPPLSPSIERLKQLTTSGWRILLGRAESCGSNNYDDLGSTVTHWVFKSLASQPLQYNLVTPSQAA from the coding sequence ATGAAAGAGACTCGGGACGGAACAGACGCCTTGGCGCCCGATCTGCAAGGACGGTTGGACACCATCAGTCTTTTTGATGTTTGCCAATTCCTCATGATCAACAGGCGAACTGGGGCTCTGGCGACGAAATCTCGTGGAGAACGATATAAAATCACATTTCTGGAAGGCCAGATCCAGGAAGCCGTCGGCCCATCACTCAAACAAGGTCTTGAGGCGTTGCATAGCGTCTTAGCCCTCCGAATCGGGGAGTTCAGCTTTCAAACGTGTCCTGTTCCTCCTGTCGATACCTTTCAGGAATCGACCGATTCGCTGCTCTTGGATGCTATCCGGCTTATGGATGAGAGAGGGGAGGGGCAAGAGTCCGGTCCAACGGAACTGGAAGATCGGCAGAAAAGGGCTGAAGAGCTGGCCCATCTCCTGGGAAGGCACGATGCCGGTCAGAGTTTGCAGGAACGGACGGAGCCCCTTGAAGAATGGATTAAAATTCTGCATCAATGGGGCGCTCGGCTTCATGTCGATCCACGGGGAGAAGTTTGGCTGGAATCACCGGTGTCTAATACCCACAAATACAACCACGATTTGGAATTCCGTGAAAAGATGCTGGAGCGCCTCCTCGGCCCACGGAAGGATCGCTTGCTGGAAGGGCTGGCCGGTTTGGTAGAAACCGAATTGGGCGATCTCTGGTGGAATCGATCAGGCAAGGGTTCCGCGCTGCTATCACTGGGATTTGTACAACAATCATATCCTCCACTGGCTGAACTGGGCCTTTCCTTTTCGGATCTCGAAAATCCTGATTCAGACCTCATCTGTATCAAATCCTCCACGAGACTCGGGACGTCCCGGATCGTGGGATCCCTTTTCCAGGATGCCGAAGCCTTTGGGACTCACGCCGGAGCCCTCCTCTCGCCTTGGGCCACGGCCAGACCCGAGTCGAGAAAGGGTCCGACACTCTGGGTTCCGGGGGCGGACACGAACAGCCTTGATGCGATGTTGAAACAAGGAGCAGCCTTTGATGACCCGGTCTTGGCGATTGAGCCGCCATTAAGTCCCTCCATCGAACGCTTAAAACAACTTACCACCTCGGGTTGGAGGATCCTGCTCGGCCGGGCGGAATCCTGCGGATCAAATAATTATGATGACTTGGGATCCACCGTGACTCATTGGGTTTTTAAATCTCTGGCATCGCAACCACTCCAATATAACTTGGTGACACCTTCGCAGGCGGCCTGA
- a CDS encoding membrane dipeptidase: MMRSAILHADTIHRSVDGGWNILETTPQAHIDRPRLLSSGVQCVGLSLWTDPVDPAPERCRRLIRQTEKLLQEAPEQFCCLTDKSRLENLGDKVGLLVVIEGAHAIADSLEVMAEFVQFGVRSLTLTWNNANSLADTCSEIRTPSGLTALGREFVTALEEWGCIIDLAHASQETFWQTLSMAPDRVWVSHTACTSLADHPRNLTDEQIAAIAQADGVIGVIFCPEFLDPTAPDSVTLDTVADHLEHMIKIGGRGCAAIGTDFDGITHLPKGMKGVEDLPLLIQRLRDRGWQEADIEAVGWENAYRVIHRALPVSSD, encoded by the coding sequence ATGATGAGATCAGCGATCCTGCATGCCGATACTATTCATCGATCGGTCGACGGGGGCTGGAATATCCTCGAGACAACGCCACAAGCTCATATCGACCGGCCGCGGTTGCTCTCCTCAGGCGTACAATGCGTAGGCTTGAGTCTCTGGACCGATCCCGTGGATCCCGCCCCGGAGCGCTGCCGCAGACTTATCCGCCAAACCGAAAAACTTCTTCAAGAGGCTCCCGAACAGTTCTGCTGTCTAACCGATAAAAGCCGACTTGAAAATCTGGGGGATAAAGTAGGGCTGCTCGTCGTCATCGAAGGAGCTCATGCCATCGCCGATTCTCTCGAGGTCATGGCGGAATTCGTCCAGTTCGGCGTCCGTTCATTGACTTTGACGTGGAATAATGCCAATTCCCTTGCCGATACATGCAGTGAAATCCGAACGCCATCAGGATTAACGGCCCTCGGCCGGGAGTTTGTCACCGCTCTAGAGGAGTGGGGGTGTATTATCGATCTCGCCCATGCCTCTCAAGAGACATTCTGGCAGACATTGTCAATGGCGCCGGACCGGGTTTGGGTGAGTCATACCGCTTGTACCTCTTTGGCTGATCATCCCCGGAATTTGACGGATGAACAAATAGCGGCCATCGCGCAGGCCGACGGTGTCATCGGTGTCATCTTCTGCCCGGAGTTTTTGGACCCAACCGCCCCGGATTCAGTGACCCTCGATACCGTCGCGGATCATCTCGAACATATGATCAAAATCGGTGGAAGAGGATGTGCGGCGATTGGAACTGATTTCGACGGTATTACCCATCTCCCCAAAGGGATGAAAGGGGTTGAAGATCTTCCTCTCCTGATCCAGCGACTCAGAGACCGCGGTTGGCAAGAGGCGGATATTGAAGCGGTCGGCTGGGAAAATGCTTATCGAGTCATTCATCGGGCCCTGCCCGTCTCCTCAGATTGA
- a CDS encoding HAD-IG family 5'-nucleotidase — protein sequence MQRKRKRSHRKNPVGRWLQHQVDVEPIDRIYVNRSLRMDSIAAVGFDMDHTLAIYKSKPFETLAFEKAQQKLMVKWGYPKSVEDLKYDKDFVIRGLVVDKRLGNILKMDKHRYVSIASHGTRPLSDEVRKQIYSNRRIRLSSGNYSVIDTLFSLPEISLYAQMVDLIDKIAEGEKGQRGRKEYRRLYEHVRDCVDEAHADDSIKKVIIKNPLQYTDIDPDLPQTLQQIRAHRKRLFLLTNSEPIYTDVIMSKLLSNKLRRLPHWTDYFDAVVLQAGKPDFFTHRLAFQPVNDIKNRVPIKNRRRIFIGGSVQELQKFLKVRGDQVLYFGDHTYGDILSSKHSSGWRTAMIIQDLEEGLAKVEQTTSMRKKLLSLERRKDRLVGWRDFLERSKEGQLGRKLAEAILSRLNISTQEKRGGLEYHLGVLQKEILSLEEQIEGLESDLHMAFNPHWGPIFKAGRENSHFGAQVHSFACIYTSRVSNFLNYPVNKYFEAPHEYLPHEQ from the coding sequence ATGCAGAGAAAAAGAAAGAGGTCGCACCGCAAGAATCCTGTCGGCCGGTGGCTGCAACATCAGGTTGATGTCGAACCGATCGACCGGATTTACGTCAACCGCTCACTCAGAATGGATTCCATCGCCGCTGTCGGTTTTGATATGGATCACACCCTGGCTATTTACAAATCCAAACCTTTCGAGACGCTAGCCTTTGAGAAGGCACAACAGAAGTTGATGGTGAAATGGGGTTATCCAAAATCCGTCGAAGATCTGAAATACGACAAGGATTTCGTAATCCGAGGACTCGTGGTTGACAAGCGCTTGGGAAACATCCTTAAAATGGACAAGCACCGCTATGTCTCAATCGCATCTCATGGAACAAGGCCGCTATCCGATGAAGTGAGAAAGCAGATCTACTCAAATCGGCGTATTCGCCTATCCAGTGGAAATTACTCTGTTATCGACACGCTCTTCTCACTCCCCGAAATCAGTCTCTACGCGCAGATGGTCGACCTGATCGATAAGATAGCAGAGGGAGAAAAGGGACAGAGAGGCCGTAAGGAATATCGAAGATTGTACGAGCATGTCCGGGATTGCGTCGATGAGGCGCATGCCGATGACTCAATTAAAAAGGTCATTATAAAAAATCCGCTGCAATACACCGACATTGACCCAGATCTTCCTCAAACGCTCCAACAGATTCGGGCTCACAGAAAGCGTTTGTTTCTTCTGACGAATTCCGAACCGATCTATACCGACGTTATCATGTCAAAGCTGCTCTCCAACAAACTCCGCCGGTTGCCGCATTGGACCGATTATTTTGACGCCGTCGTTTTGCAGGCGGGGAAACCTGATTTCTTCACGCACCGGCTCGCCTTCCAGCCGGTCAACGATATCAAGAACCGGGTCCCCATAAAGAACCGGAGAAGAATCTTCATTGGCGGATCGGTTCAGGAGTTGCAAAAATTCCTCAAAGTCCGGGGCGATCAAGTTCTCTATTTCGGCGACCACACTTATGGAGACATTCTCAGTTCCAAACACTCCAGCGGATGGAGGACCGCCATGATCATCCAGGACCTTGAGGAGGGGCTGGCAAAGGTAGAGCAAACGACTTCCATGCGGAAAAAACTCCTTTCACTGGAACGAAGGAAAGACCGGCTTGTCGGATGGAGGGATTTCCTGGAGCGCTCAAAGGAGGGTCAGCTGGGACGGAAGCTGGCTGAAGCCATTTTATCCCGGCTTAATATCTCCACCCAAGAAAAACGGGGCGGCCTCGAATACCACCTTGGCGTCCTCCAAAAGGAGATACTTTCTTTGGAAGAGCAAATCGAAGGTCTGGAATCCGATCTTCACATGGCTTTCAATCCTCATTGGGGCCCGATATTCAAGGCGGGCCGCGAAAACTCGCATTTTGGAGCGCAAGTTCACAGCTTCGCTTGCATTTATACAAGCCGGGTGAGTAATTTTCTCAACTATCCGGTAAATAAGTACTTTGAGGCGCCGCATGAGTATTTGCCTCATGAGCAGTAG
- the hisS gene encoding histidine--tRNA ligase: MPPITPKTFRGTRDFLPEVMVARSDLIDRIRGTFELYGFSPLETPAIEYMETLAGKYGDEGEKLLYKLAYKGGDVLALRYDLTIPLARVAAQNPNLPKPFKRYQIQPVWRADRPQIKQGRFREFYQCDVDIVGSDSLAADAEILAMTVETLTRLDIGPFTVRINHRELLAAIIRAAGIPDDALMTASRCLDKWDKIGAGGVRAEMENEGFDAAVIQRLLASVDEDPKESSLARMGKLESTVRKFGGSEGLEKMKEIFQLLEALGVDEKRIAFWPSLARGLDYYTGPIFETFHDDLPHMGSLTGGGRYDNLIGIFLGEQIPATGTTIGIDRILAALQQTNRLQMAPSKTQVFVAVFDEDSMRSACRLAGLVRRQGFRTEIAYGAQKLKRQFARADRQGIPVVLIQGPDEQKEKVVSVKRLESGDQVKIAEIDLVKYLKEILE, from the coding sequence ATGCCGCCCATTACCCCGAAAACCTTCCGGGGCACTCGTGATTTCCTTCCTGAGGTAATGGTGGCCCGAAGCGATCTGATCGATCGGATCCGGGGAACGTTCGAGCTCTATGGATTCTCGCCACTGGAAACGCCGGCCATCGAATATATGGAGACCCTCGCGGGGAAATATGGCGATGAGGGGGAGAAACTCCTCTATAAGCTGGCTTATAAGGGGGGAGACGTCCTCGCCCTGCGATATGATCTCACGATTCCCCTGGCGCGCGTGGCGGCGCAAAATCCCAATCTGCCCAAGCCTTTCAAGCGTTACCAGATTCAACCGGTCTGGCGTGCCGACCGGCCTCAAATCAAGCAGGGCCGTTTTCGCGAATTCTACCAGTGTGATGTCGATATCGTCGGCAGTGACAGCCTGGCCGCTGATGCGGAAATCCTTGCCATGACGGTTGAGACGCTCACTCGGCTCGATATCGGCCCCTTTACCGTGCGTATTAATCACAGAGAGCTTCTGGCAGCGATCATCCGGGCTGCCGGGATACCCGATGACGCCCTTATGACGGCTTCTCGATGTCTGGATAAATGGGATAAAATCGGCGCCGGCGGCGTTCGAGCAGAGATGGAAAACGAGGGATTTGATGCCGCGGTGATCCAGCGACTGCTGGCCTCCGTTGATGAAGATCCGAAGGAATCTTCGCTGGCTCGTATGGGTAAGCTCGAGTCGACTGTCAGAAAATTCGGCGGGTCGGAAGGGCTGGAGAAAATGAAAGAGATTTTCCAGCTGCTGGAAGCGCTGGGTGTGGACGAAAAGAGAATCGCCTTTTGGCCTTCATTAGCGCGCGGGCTCGATTATTATACAGGACCCATATTTGAAACCTTCCATGACGATCTGCCGCACATGGGGAGCCTTACCGGCGGCGGCCGCTATGACAATTTGATTGGAATATTCCTTGGCGAACAGATCCCGGCGACGGGCACGACCATTGGGATCGACAGGATTCTCGCCGCGCTTCAACAAACGAACCGGCTCCAGATGGCCCCCTCCAAGACACAGGTCTTTGTCGCTGTTTTTGATGAGGACTCAATGCGGAGCGCCTGCAGGCTTGCCGGTCTCGTTCGGCGCCAGGGCTTCCGAACTGAGATTGCCTATGGAGCGCAGAAGTTAAAAAGGCAATTTGCCAGGGCCGACCGCCAGGGAATTCCTGTCGTCCTTATACAAGGTCCGGATGAGCAAAAAGAGAAGGTTGTTTCGGTGAAGCGGCTCGAATCCGGCGATCAGGTTAAAATCGCAGAAATCGATTTAGTGAAATATCTCAAAGAGATCCTGGAATAA
- a CDS encoding glycosyltransferase: MTAHRKPTIGHCVSPYLFPTGSWVHGQLRHAQTTRPVVLTQSLEHPEAFPFKPVHRVTDRISSAERMLGRFQRWMGSYSSRPYLELIQNEKIRLLHAHTGWEAARIAPVAQAAGLPLVASFYGRDVSALPRSPYWRWLYRRLFKIASLYLVEGPMLGKSLLSLGCPADKIRVVHLGVDLDRIPFHERKPHEGPVRILISCSLREKKGVTYALSALGRCLETTPWVLRILGDGPLREQLTEQSRSLGLEERVSFEGYLSYTEHLQALAEADLFLSPSVTASDGDTEGGAPVALIEAQASGLPAVASTHCDIPEIVKDGVTGYLFDEKDVDGLTVCLQRLLADQESWAALGQAGRRHIEREFNVIQQVARAEELYQPLFQDLFEIFH; the protein is encoded by the coding sequence GTGACAGCACATCGGAAACCCACGATTGGCCATTGCGTCTCCCCATATCTTTTCCCCACTGGGAGTTGGGTCCATGGACAGCTCCGGCACGCTCAAACGACCCGGCCCGTCGTGTTGACACAGAGCCTCGAGCACCCCGAGGCTTTTCCCTTCAAGCCTGTCCATAGGGTAACAGATAGAATCTCCTCTGCTGAGAGGATGCTGGGGCGCTTCCAGCGCTGGATGGGATCATACTCGAGCCGGCCTTATCTGGAATTGATCCAGAACGAGAAGATCCGTCTGCTCCATGCCCATACCGGATGGGAGGCGGCTCGTATCGCACCGGTGGCCCAAGCCGCCGGCCTTCCCCTCGTCGCTTCATTCTACGGCCGCGATGTCTCAGCTCTGCCCCGCAGCCCCTACTGGCGCTGGCTCTATCGGCGGCTCTTCAAGATCGCCTCTCTTTACCTTGTTGAAGGTCCCATGCTCGGGAAAAGCCTCCTGTCGCTCGGGTGTCCGGCGGATAAAATCCGCGTCGTTCATCTTGGTGTTGATCTGGACAGAATCCCCTTCCATGAACGGAAACCTCATGAGGGTCCGGTCCGCATCCTCATCAGTTGCAGCTTGAGAGAGAAGAAAGGTGTGACCTATGCCCTAAGCGCCCTCGGGCGATGTCTTGAGACGACACCCTGGGTGCTACGGATTCTAGGCGACGGCCCGTTGCGCGAGCAGTTAACCGAGCAGTCCCGCAGCCTTGGTCTTGAAGAGCGGGTCTCTTTTGAGGGTTATCTCTCCTATACGGAACATTTGCAGGCTCTCGCCGAGGCCGACCTTTTCCTCTCCCCAAGTGTCACCGCATCGGATGGGGATACGGAGGGCGGCGCGCCGGTGGCTTTAATCGAGGCGCAGGCTTCCGGCTTGCCTGCGGTAGCGTCGACCCACTGCGATATCCCAGAAATTGTTAAAGATGGTGTCACCGGTTATCTGTTTGATGAAAAAGATGTCGATGGATTGACGGTTTGCCTCCAGCGATTGTTGGCGGATCAGGAATCCTGGGCTGCTCTCGGACAGGCGGGACGCCGGCATATCGAGCGGGAGTTCAATGTGATTCAGCAGGTCGCACGTGCTGAAGAACTCTATCAGCCTTTATTCCAGGATCTCTTTGAGATATTTCACTAA